The Caldicellulosiruptor changbaiensis genome has a segment encoding these proteins:
- a CDS encoding YggS family pyridoxal phosphate-dependent enzyme — MIDAEKLKKNIEEIQERIEKACLRSGRKSSEVKLLGATKGVDINTIRLANEFGIKIFGENRVQEFLPKYNELPHLEWHFIGRLQTNKIKYIYDKVLLIHSIEKVEQIQELEKRCSKAAKKIDVLIEVNVGGEESKGGVLPDNVEELIENIYECKYVNLKGFMTIPPIEDDEKKLRQYFRKMKEIFENYKKLNYNNVKIEVLSMGMSNDFEVAIEEGATLVRIGTKLFGERPKT, encoded by the coding sequence ATGATAGACGCTGAAAAATTAAAGAAAAACATTGAAGAGATTCAAGAGAGGATTGAAAAAGCTTGTTTGCGAAGTGGAAGAAAATCAAGTGAAGTAAAACTACTTGGTGCAACAAAAGGTGTCGATATTAATACTATTAGACTTGCAAACGAGTTTGGCATAAAGATTTTTGGGGAAAATCGCGTGCAGGAATTTTTGCCAAAGTACAATGAACTTCCTCATTTGGAGTGGCATTTTATTGGAAGACTTCAGACAAACAAGATTAAGTATATTTATGATAAGGTCTTGTTAATTCATTCTATAGAAAAAGTAGAACAGATTCAGGAGTTAGAAAAGAGATGTTCAAAAGCAGCTAAGAAAATAGATGTTTTGATAGAGGTAAATGTGGGTGGTGAGGAATCAAAAGGTGGAGTTTTACCAGATAATGTTGAGGAGTTAATTGAGAATATTTACGAGTGCAAGTATGTTAATTTAAAAGGCTTTATGACAATTCCTCCGATTGAAGACGATGAGAAAAAGTTGAGACAGTATTTTAGAAAGATGAAAGAAATCTTTGAAAATTATAAAAAATTAAATTATAATAATGTTAAAATTGAAGTGTTGTCAATGGGCATGAGCAATGACTTTGAAGTGGCAATTGAAGAAGGTGCCACTTTGGTTAGGATAGGAACAAAACTATTTGGTGAAAGACCAAAAACTTAA